The Thunnus albacares chromosome 13, fThuAlb1.1, whole genome shotgun sequence genome segment aaaatatctcaacaactataaGATGGATTATTATGAAAGTTTCCTTTATGAATCCTGCTGagtttgacttttcatctgttgatactttgatttatgaccaaatatctgccaAACCGAAGACGTTCCCGTCAGCCTCACAGCTGTACTTCCtgtttactgctaattagcaaatgttcgAGACGTAGATGGTGAAcattaaacatgaaacattaaacatcaacatgttaacGTCGTCTGAGTcaaagtgcagcctcacagagctgcttccAGTCCTCCAGTACTGGACtaaaccattattttcattatcgattaatctgttgcttattttcttgattagttgttgttgatcactgatttactgtcacagagactaaagaaaccagaaaatattcacatttaagaagctggaatctttcaaatttggtctttaaaaggacaattaatggattatcagaatagttggtgATTGATTGAACAGTTGACAGCTGATGGATTAATGTTTGCAGCTGCGTACTGGACTCACTGAGACGCTGacgtgtgtctgtctgtctgtctgtaggaAAGGTGCTTCACAGTCACGCGTACAGGTGTGCGGAGACGTTCTCGGGTCAGTCGGTGGTGGTTCTGGGAGCCAAAGCTTCAGGACTGGACATCAGTATGGAACTGGCTAAAGCTGGAGTTCAGGTAACAAACAGGTCATCACTTCTTCACCTGAGTCAGAGACTGACTCCACAATCATCAGCTTTTTAAATACGGGAAAATTACGTCTTTGTCTTTATGGAAGCTCATTCCTGCCCAGGAAATAAATGAGTAAGTATATgaaaaaatagaagataaaaatacatgacgtcctcataattatgacttatcaagtgatttttttattattttaattatttttttggatttaacattttgtctgtaaaacatCCTACAATTGTGAATAAATCgcaacaaacagtccaaaaatcaaacatatttaatcaattataatataaaacatcagGGAAAATCAGCCACATTTGAAAAGCAGGAACATccccattttttttatttatcaattatcaaaattgttttcTATTAATTTTAGTCGATTTACTACTCGATTAATGCTGTAATTATTACATCACTATTAAGTTATAATTACAGTTGGAATTAAATTAGCTGCTGAATACTCTGTCAGCATCGtcactgttgtttttatctgatcttctttattgtatttatcaagcttatttatcttatttatggatttttttttttttactccatgCACAGCTTCTGTTCCTTTCATGTGTTGTATAtcgctttatttatttatttgtttgtatgtgatTGTGTTGTGTGAACAACAAGCTGCTTCCAAACATTACAacattaataaagttgtttgtgttgtacGTTTCAAGTGAGTCAAAGTTTGAACCACTGAGTTTCAGTTGCATCGATCTGCAGACTCGCTGAGAGttgacatgagatttaaattTACTGGTGAATGTTGGTaatttatgtctctctctctctctctctctctctctctctctatctctctatctctctctctctctctctctctctctctctctctctctgcaggtgaCTCTGAGTCACGGTCGTCCTCGTTTCacctttcctcttcctcctgggATCCAACAGTCCAGTCCGGTGGTCGCGGTCGAGGACGACGGCAGCTTTCGCTTTCAGGTGAACAAACTTCACGCTGACGCTCGACACTGCTTTGTTTCTGTCGTGTGTTTATACCTCATCATCTCGTCATTATGATGCGAGTATCTTAAAATTACGAGATTGTTTTATCAAACTCTACTGAATGTTTCAACAGTAGCTTGGAGGCGTCGCTGATGTTCATCTCACAGCAGCTCCTGGACGAAGATGCGACTTTGATTTACTATATTTAGTGCTTATTGTCCTTCTTTGTGTCACTGTTTATCCCTCCAGCAATGACGTGCAGGTATCTACTACtgctttctccttcttcttctgtggtgttcTCCAGGAGTTGGCGTCCTTGGTGTTGCATTGCTGCCACATTCTGGTTTTAGTCCTCGTCGGTGTCCCGCAGCCGTCTTCTTCCCTCCACATATACTTCCATACTGATTAAACTCATAATAATCCCATCATCCATATTATTCAATGACATGAATATCTCCCAGTGTCTCAAGTCAGGCAGCGTCATCATGCCTCCATCTTCTCAAATGATGATTTATAATCACCTTAAACTTATCTCATAATAACGAGATCTTTTCTTGTAATGATGAGATGCACCTCTGTAGAAGAACACTCAGACATGTCAGTAATATGAAACAAATGGTTTCCTAACAGTCTGTAAAATCATCaggatgttaaaaataattatcagATTATTAATTTATAAGCTGTGACACCTGCTGGAGTATAAATGAGGGTTCAGAGGTTCAGAGCAGCAGGCCGTTCTCTctaacggccagcagggggcgactctactggctgcaaaaagaagtctgattgtatggaagtctatgagaaaatgatccTACTgctctcttgatttattacctcagtaaactgtttcctaatgagtttatggtctcaatcactagtttcaagtcttcctCAATACGgcataatgttcattttgtgaattatggccccatttagagtaaaatagatgataaagcagtgtATGCTTTAAGGtgtggctacattgtgattgacaagtcgctaccacagcGACAATGTTGCTTACGTTACATAACCATGGTGTATGGGCGTAGCTGCTGCcatttcaatgtgttttcagttcactaaagttaGTCTTGTTCAGCACTTAgttgtaataaaacacacatgagtcggatgatcagtttttccggtgagtacattttgttttaacggttttaggcctgttttttgctagcaaaaattagcattagcattatcactgttaaccatagattgtaaatgcactgtgctaaccaagctagcagctagcgctatgaTCAGCTcaaccctctcgtccaaatatggtcacttctggctccaaaaatcaaacatggcgacggccaaatccaagatggtgatgatCAAATcgcttcaaaacagcagtttgcaaaccaatgagtgatgtcacagtgaccACGTCCATATTTTGTACAGTCTATGATTCACGTACTGACTCGTGTTGGACGCTGTGAAACTGTGATGTGTTGCAGGACGGCTCGGTGGGCGGCGCTGACGTCCTGCTGTTCTGCACCGGATACAACTTCAGGTATCCGTTCCTGGACGCGGCTCAGCTGGGTCTGGAGATCCAGGACCACATGGTGGCTCCTCTGTACCGCTTCATAATGCCCCCCGCCTTCCCCTCGCTCTTCTTCATCGGCATCTGCAAGATCATCTGCCCCTTCCCAAACTTCGACTGTCAGGTGAGCAGCAGGTGTCAACAGGTGGTGAAACAGCTGCTGGACTGTAGAGCGTCAGACTGACGGAGGTTTATAATCCGGTCTTGTCTCTGCAGGTCCAGTTCTCTCTGGCCGTGTTGGACGGCTCGGTCACGTTACCGTCTCGGGCTCAGATGGAGGACGACGTTCGGCGAGAGCTGCAGGAAAAAGTGGCGCGAGGAGTCCTGCAGCGCCACCTGCTGATAATGGACCGGGATCAGTGGGAGTACTGCCAGGTGCTCGCTCGCTCCGCCGGCTTCCCTCCGCTGCGTCCGGTCGTACGCAGCCTGTACGAGGAGGTGTGGCGACAGCGACGGATTCACCCCGAAAACTACCGGAACAACAACTACAGACTGATCAGCGACACACAGTGGGAGCTGATGGACTGATGGGAACGTTTTACAGCCGCTGCACAAAAACACCACAATTTCTACGTCATGTGTCGTATGTTGGCGGATAGTCGTCGGTCCAGAAATACATCAACAACCggaacagacattcatgtccctcagaggatgaatcctgccGACTGTGAAGCTCAAATGTTTTGATTCAAACTTTAAATATCTCATCAACTATCAGATGAGTTGCCGTGAACTTTGGTTCACATATTTCAAGTTCTCTTTAGGATGAATTTCTGAAAATTATGTGATCCCTTAATGTTTCCTCCAGCGCCATcttcaggtcaaaatgtttcaCCATATTAGCATTAAGAAgctttttacaaacaaacatttagtaAATGGTTTATAATACACCATAATgcagttataagcagatataaggacattcCAAGTGTTtcttaatgtacagtatttgtcaacaatcaTAACTTCTcatatgaagacatattttatattattacaactgtgttttactatattgtcattcattatctgtttatatatcCACAAGAGGAGTAATAATTGTTGtctaatacattaataaacacttatatctgctgaAAGCTGCATTATATTGAGCTTTAAGccttttattaactgtttatatactgattataaatgataaatatgggGAGTTAAAgtattgtcattttatttggtccagtactttgttttatgaccaaaaacctgcaaaactaatgacattcccgtctgactcagctgtttgtgtttcgTGTTaattaacatgctaaactaaggtGGTGAATTTCtgatgctgatgttagcatgtagctcaaACCAGCGCTGGGCCAAAGTGCAGGGGTTcagagctgctagcgtggctgtagAATGTGTAGCGTAGCATGTAGCTGCCGTGCtcatctgcaaaaaaacaaaaaacaacactacagcagcaacagagaTACCACATGGAGACTGTAAAAATTGTAAATAGCTTTTTACCCAAAGCGATGGCAGCCATGCAAGACGCTCTGCTGACCACATgacacaatcatgggaaaaggagcggctgtaaaacggtggataattttttttttaatgtcacaacCACTGCTTTAAACTTTTGACTTTAAACCCATCATGACTTTCTTGGATAAGAGATAATAATGATCTCCAGAGGAGGTTCTGATCACTTTCCTGCTTCCCAGACGATCAATCcttcagtggttctcaaccagGGATCCGGCGACGTCCAGGGGTCCCTGAGTGGGATCCAGGGGTCCccagaaaatattttaatatatattatatatattgtattttaatttcacCATTATTTCATTGACTATAAGTTAGCCCAATGAGAGAATGTATATGAATGACTATTCTGTTCATATGTTTCACACTCTTCACTGTTAATCTGCTAATCTACAGTATAGACAGTTTAATAACTAAATATTATCTGATGGGGATCCCTGAGaatacattttatcaaatacGTTCTGATGTGTATCAGTTTGGGGGTCCTTGACACCAAAAAcgttgagaaccactgctttagATGAACCTTCTTTTCCTTTAGCGCCACCGtcaggacaaactttacatgtCTGTGATGAACACTGCAGCCTCTAATTAACGTTGTACATTCAAAACTACCTCATTAATTTCAATAAAGTTTCTTTATTACAAATTATTTACTGACCAGTTGTGCAACATTGTGAACTTACTACCATCAAACCAAGAGCCAATCAGTCGGACAGGTATGTTGTAGCGTCTGTGGTCATCCAATCAGTTATTTACCTTTTTGTATCATATATTTATGTAGAACGACATGAGATTACATAAACTTTCTGACtttctctttaaaatgttttcattttcacacactgtCCACTGAGGACACGTCCTCTTAACTTTTTTATTGTACTTTAGTGACTTGATGTGCAGTTTACTTTCTACAATTAAAAGTTACACAATCGCGGGTTTTGAAAAGCTGATGATACTTTTTTCCATGACTCAATCGATGGCACCGCGtttgtatttccatgtgatgctactttctacatttcagagggaaatattgtactttctactccactacatttatttgacagctttagttacttttcagatgaagatttgacacaatggataatataacaagcttttaaaatacaacacattgttaaagatgaaaccagtggtttccaacctttttgtcttttgacgtcttacaaaaagcagtgtgtagtcggggtcacatttcacatgtctatgagttgttaacagctccaccaaatagtgatttttccctctaaacttctcacatgctttcatttcaataaatgttcaaatgatccaatatttcagcaaaaatcaaagattagagaaaaagtccaaaaactgaaaacagatttgtgtatcagaactttgttttttcttctttcctctcccattaatcatctcaccacccctcagatttatctgctgaccctttggaggggccccacccctaggttgggaaccactggactaaactagctaactgtatataaagtagtgtaaactagctccacctccagcagctacaacagtaacatgctgctctaacactgatgcttcactattaataatctaatgacgtcatatataataatatatcagtcagagggaccaaaccactacttttactgcaatactttaactacatcaagctcataatacttatgtacttttactgcaatactttaactacatcaagctcataatacttatgtacttttactgcaatacttgcttctttgtgttttagtttAATCTGCAGTGTCAGAGGCTCAGCGGATGTGTCGGAGATGAGCGTTCAGCTGGCTAATGATTCCCGAGACCTCCGCCGTGACCGAACGGATCCACCAGTTAACCATGAACGAGGTCGGAGACACAGAGAGCTGATGTCAACAACAGACTTTAATCCAGATATTGCGccacaaaacatcaaaatacacaaaaaaaaagaagaagtctGATCACAGACTGACCTGAgctcaaaaaaacaacaacaacatcacatgaAGCAGGAACGTCCATCATGCAGTGTTGATCTttgaagaaaatacattcaGACACCAGCGCAGGTCAGTAACTTGGCTGCCATACAGTGTTTTATAGGACATTTAAAGGGGAATTCCACCTATTTTAAGAATCAAATATATTGATTACATGTTCCAGGACTGATTCGGTGAATGTTTGTCTTTACTAATgtgacataaaaacaacaaagtcagCAACCTGTTGATCCTTAACAGAACAGGGTCAGATTTTATGTcacagggtcaaaggtcagtgcTAGTTCCTGGCAAACGACAGGATCTGCagctaacagttattttcataactgatttttttgccaattatttttttgattaaacaCCAGAAGCTGTTAAATGCTTATCATGATTTCCTAGAGCCCAAGGTGAAGTCATCACATATGTTGTTTTGCCCGACCAACGATCCAAAAGCAATTCTTCAAATTTAAACAAGACTACATTTCAGGATTTTTTACCTGAAAATTTACATAAGTGAATAATTTTGTATCAATCAGCTGATCAATTAGTTGTTACAGCTCTAGTGTGTTCACAAGTCCTGACTGAAAGGAGTCTTTAAAATGGGTGTAATCCCCTAATTTCACGTTGGAAGATGTGAGTTGTTATTTCGTTTTTTGCTACAGAGCCTCACAGGTAGAAATCCTCAAAATTCCTCCCTCAAAATAATAACTTGTGCCCTAAAACATGCGTTATCTGCCCCTTTCCTTCTGTCAACAGGAGCGCA includes the following:
- the LOC122996060 gene encoding flavin-containing monooxygenase FMO GS-OX-like 4; the encoded protein is MRMALQRVAVVGAGAAGLCAARHILSRPNSFEPPVVFEQSDNIGGTWCYEERVGTYDNGRPIHSSMYRNLRTNLPKEVMMFPDFPFDPQLSSFLPHQEVQRYLERYCQSHDIGPHVRFNTVVENMKPVVVTTGDKEKKTTWEVTSSDPSGRQKTETFDSVLVCSGHYSDPHIPDIPGIKNFKGKVLHSHAYRCAETFSGQSVVVLGAKASGLDISMELAKAGVQVTLSHGRPRFTFPLPPGIQQSSPVVAVEDDGSFRFQDGSVGGADVLLFCTGYNFRYPFLDAAQLGLEIQDHMVAPLYRFIMPPAFPSLFFIGICKIICPFPNFDCQVQFSLAVLDGSVTLPSRAQMEDDVRRELQEKVARGVLQRHLLIMDRDQWEYCQVLARSAGFPPLRPVVRSLYEEVWRQRRIHPENYRNNNYRLISDTQWELMD